The Natronosporangium hydrolyticum nucleotide sequence GTACGCGGCTGCCGTGAACGGATTCCACGACTTCTTCCGGGCCTGGTCCCGGAGCACCTCGGCGGTCACCACCGCTTCCTGGCTGGTGGTCGCCCCCGGCCTCACCGCCGCCACGCTGGCGCTGGTGGGCGGGATCGGGCTGGCGATGGGCTGGGTCAGCCCTGGCGCCTTTGTCGCCGGCGTCATCCTCGGGCCGGCGATCAGCGCGCCGGTGGCGGTCGCCGGTCCGCGCCTACAAGCGATTCGCACCGGGTTGGCCGCGCTGGACTCTATTGTGGAGTTCCTCGGCCAGCCTCGCCTGCAGTGGGGCAGCGCCGCCGCTCCGGCGCCGGGGGCCAGGCTGCGGCTGGAGCGAGTGAGCTTCCGCTACGGCGCCGACCGGCCGGCGCTGACCGAGGTCACGATCACCCTGCCAGACCGTGGCCTGGTGGCCCTGGTGGGAGCCTCGGGCAGCGGCAAGAGCACCGTCGCGACGTTGCTTGCCCGCTTCGCCGATCCGGCTGAAGGTCGGATCCTGCTCGGCGACACCGAGCTGCGGGACCTGCCGGAGGCGAGCCTCTACGAGCGGATCGGGTTCGTGTTCCAAGACACCGGGCTCCGCCAGGCGAGCGTCCGCGACAACCTGACCGGTGGCCGGGCCCTCGCCGAGCAGCACCTCGTCGAGGCTGCGCGAGCGGCAGCGATCCACGACGACATCGCCGCGCTGCCGCACGGCTATGACACGGTGCTCGGGCAGGAGACCGAACTCTCCGGCGGCCAGCGGCAACGGATCTGCCTCGCCCGAGCCCTGCTGCGCCGGCCGGAGCTGCTCGTGCTCGACGAGACTCTCTCCGCCGTCGACCCCACCACCCGGGCCGGGCTGTTCACCGCGCTACGGGCCCAGGCCGAGCAGCGCACGGTGCTGCTCATCGCCCACCAGCTCCGGCTCACCGCCGACGCCGACCGCATCCTCGTGCTCGACCACGGCCGGCTGGTCGGCGACGGCAGCCATCGGGAACTGCTCACCGACTGCCCGCCATATCGCGCGCTGTGGGAAGCCGAGCCCACCCCGACCGCCGTACCGGGAGAGTGAGAGGCCCTGATGCTCCGCACGCTATATCGCATCCTTCCCCCCGCAGCCGCCGGGCAGCTGGCCGCCCTCACCGCCTGGTTGGCGGCGGCCGCCGTCCTGCACGGCATCGCCCTCGGCCTGGTCGGCATCGTGGTCACGGCCAGTCTGGACTCCGGCAGCTCGGCCACCCCGTGGCTGGTGGCGCTCGGGACCGTGGCGCTCGGTTTCGTGATCGTGCAGTGGGTTGCGCAGATGACCGCCTTCCGGGTCGGCAGCGGCACCGCCCGCGCGCTCCACCTCCGCCTCGGCGACCATCTTGCCCAGCTCCCACTGAGCTGGTTCAACCCCACTCGCCAGGCGGGAATCATCGACACCGCCACCACCGGGGTACCGCAGCTCATGTCGTTTCCGGCGATCCTGCTCCGGCCGGCGCTCACCGCGCTCGTCACGCCGGCGGCGGCCGCGCTGACGCTCGCGCTGCTGGACTGGCGGTTCACCCTGGCGGTGCTGGCCGCCACCGCCCTCGCCTGGTATGTCAGCCGCTACGCCAGCCGCCTCGCCGGCGTCATCGATGCCCGCCGGCACCGCACCAGCGGCGAGGCGACCAACCGGGTCCTGGAGTACGCCAGCCGGCAACCGCTCATCCGTACCGACCAGCGCCCCGACGACGCCAGTGCCCTCCACAGTGCCCTGGAAGGCGTCCGGCGCGCGTCGTTGCGTTCGGCCGGCACCGTGATCCCCGGACTGCTGCTCTTCGGCCTCACCCTCAACATCCTCTTCGCCGGCCTGATCGCGTTCGGCATCGCCCGGGTGACCGGCGAGAGCCTGACCGTTCCGGGGTTCGTCGGCGTGATCGTCGTCGTCGCCCGGCTCACCGCGATCGCCGCCGCGGGCGCCGAGTTGGCGGCCGGTCTGCGGCTCCAGCACGGCATCCTCACCCGCCTCGCCGGCATCCTCGACACCCCGCCGCTGCCCCGGATCTCCGAGGTGCCTGCCGGGCCGTCGGTCGAGTCGCCCGGCGGCGGTGCGGTGCTGGTCCATGCCGACCGGGTCTCGTTCGGATACGACCACACCCCGGTGCTGGCGGAGGTCTCGTTCACACTGCCCCGCCGAGGTCTGACCGCGCTGGTCGGTCCGTCCGGTTCCGGCAAGACCACGCTGGTGCGACTGCTCGCCCGGTTCTGGGACCCCACCAGCGGGCGCATCCTGCTCGACGGCGTCGACCTGCGTACCCTCGATCCCGACCAGCTCGCTGGCGGGATCGCCACCGTCCTGCAGGACGACTACCTGCTGGACAGCACCATCGGTGAGAACATCCGGCTCGGTCGGCCGGAGGCCAGCGAGGCCGAGCTCGCTGCCGCGGCGGGTGCGGCCGGGCTCGACACCACGATCGCCGGGCTGCCCGACGGGCTCGACAGCCCGACCGGGCCGGGCGGCGCGCAGCTCTCAGGTGGCCAGCGGCAGCGGGTCTGCATCGCCAGAGCGCTGCTCAAGGCCGCTCCGCTGACGCTGCTGGACGAGGCCACCTCCGCCCTCGATCCCGAGAACACCCGGCTGATCAGTGCGGCCGCCCGTCGGCTCGCCACCACCGGCAGCGTCCTGGTGATCGCCCACAACCTGGACACCATCACCCACGCCGATCAGATCCTCGTCCTCGACCAGGGCCGGATCGTCCAGCGCGGCACCCACGCCGCGCTCACCGCGCAGCCCGGCCGGTATCAGGATCTGGTCCGCGACCACGCCGGATCGTCCCCATGATCACAGTGGTAACGCATCATGACCGCCCCTTCGGAAAATACTCGTTGCCGGCGGCCCCGGCAGCGGCCAAGGTGCGCACTGGTGCCGGGGGAGCGGGGTTCCGGGGTGCGGATCGGCCGGCGGTCCACAGCATCCAGCCGGCCAGGCTGACCAGCAGGGTGCGCTCCAGGGCGGCGGTCAACGGGTCACGGCCGATCACCAGCATGCCGGCCAGCAGCGCCACTGCCTGCGGGAGAGCGACCAGTAGACCGATCGCGGCGGCGCGGCGCAGGGCCGGCTGGTCGCCGAGGAAGACCAGCGCGAGCATGGTGGCGAGCGTCGCGACGACCGCCAGGATGCTGGCGCCGGCGTGAACCAGGTCGACGGCGGTGGTTTGCTCGTACGGTGGCAGCGGACATCCAGCCGTGCACGGCACCAGGCCGGAGGTAACGGTCATCGGCACCGCAACCAGCAACGGCCCCCACACGAGCCAGGGCAGCCTGGCTAACGCGGCGGCGAGCAGGCCGACCCCGGCAGCGACCAGCAGCAGCCCGACCAGGTAGAGATCGGCGGTGGCGGCGCCGGGGATGCCGGCCTCGCTGACGTACTGCCCAAGTGGGTCGGGGAGCCTAGCGACCGCAGCGGTCGCCGTGGTCGCTCCGGCGAGAATGACCAGCGCCGCCGCAGTGCGCGTCACTCCGGCAGCGGTCACCAACCCACCGTATCCGGGCGGGCTGTGCCGACCCTCCGGCGCCGTAGCCGGCGAAGGTCACGTTTTCGGGTTCGGCACCGTCGTGATCTGGAAGGAGGTACGACATGATGATGCAGATCACGGTGGTGGGCGGCGGCCTCGGCGGGCTGGTCGCCGCAGTCTGCGCCGCCGAATCGGGTGCCCGGGTGACCCTGTTCGAAGCCCACGCGAGCCCGGGTGGCCGGGCCCGCTCCACCCCGGCGCCGTACATCGCCAACGACGGTCCGCACGTCTTCTACAGCGACGGGCCGCACTGGCGCTGGCTGTCGGAGCGAGGCCTGGTCCCCGCTGCCGGAGTCGGGCTGGCGGAGGCCCGGGGGCTGCGGTTCCGCCGCGACGGTGCGCTGCGGCGGCTGCCGTCGGCCGGGGTGCTCGCCGCTTCGGCCCGGCGGGGCGTACGGGCACCGGCGGCGCTCAGCTTCACCGAATGGGCGACCGGCCGGTTCGGGGCGCGGACCGCCCGGCAGATCGCCAGCATGATGGGGGTGGCGACGTTCGACGCCGACCCGGGCCGGCTCTCCGCCGCGTTCGTGTGGGAACGATTCCTGCGGGTCACCCGGCCCGGCTACCCGGCCGCCCGATATGTCCGGGGCGGGTGGCAGACGGTGGTGGACCGGCTCACCGCGCTTGCCCGGCAGCTCGGGGTGGAGATCCACACCGGGGTCCGGGTGGGCGAGCTGCCCCCGCCGCCGGTGATCGTGGCGACCTCGCTCG carries:
- a CDS encoding FAD-dependent oxidoreductase; translation: MMMQITVVGGGLGGLVAAVCAAESGARVTLFEAHASPGGRARSTPAPYIANDGPHVFYSDGPHWRWLSERGLVPAAGVGLAEARGLRFRRDGALRRLPSAGVLAASARRGVRAPAALSFTEWATGRFGARTARQIASMMGVATFDADPGRLSAAFVWERFLRVTRPGYPAARYVRGGWQTVVDRLTALARQLGVEIHTGVRVGELPPPPVIVATSLAAARGLLGDPTLATASGRTVLLDLGLRRRRGDAFLVFDQDQAGFLERYSSPDPSLAPAGESLAQAQLPLRPGESKAQGLTRLAPLLELALPGWQERTTWRRASVADGRSGALDLPGHTWRDRPAVDRGDRVYLVGDQVAAPGLLSEVTLASARRAAALAVGVAAQRRTMQR
- a CDS encoding ABC transporter ATP-binding protein gives rise to the protein MLRTLYRILPPAAAGQLAALTAWLAAAAVLHGIALGLVGIVVTASLDSGSSATPWLVALGTVALGFVIVQWVAQMTAFRVGSGTARALHLRLGDHLAQLPLSWFNPTRQAGIIDTATTGVPQLMSFPAILLRPALTALVTPAAAALTLALLDWRFTLAVLAATALAWYVSRYASRLAGVIDARRHRTSGEATNRVLEYASRQPLIRTDQRPDDASALHSALEGVRRASLRSAGTVIPGLLLFGLTLNILFAGLIAFGIARVTGESLTVPGFVGVIVVVARLTAIAAAGAELAAGLRLQHGILTRLAGILDTPPLPRISEVPAGPSVESPGGGAVLVHADRVSFGYDHTPVLAEVSFTLPRRGLTALVGPSGSGKTTLVRLLARFWDPTSGRILLDGVDLRTLDPDQLAGGIATVLQDDYLLDSTIGENIRLGRPEASEAELAAAAGAAGLDTTIAGLPDGLDSPTGPGGAQLSGGQRQRVCIARALLKAAPLTLLDEATSALDPENTRLISAAARRLATTGSVLVIAHNLDTITHADQILVLDQGRIVQRGTHAALTAQPGRYQDLVRDHAGSSP
- a CDS encoding ABC transporter ATP-binding protein; its protein translation is MTRRDLLRPVRAALITAILLQALAGVLALLPLLALIAFTGAWVAGDPLPGAQVVAAAVAGTLGAVLAAAGATWITHRADADLTWRLQRQLAETIRRAPLPTVTGLGAGRIKKVVHDDTAAMHYLVAHTLLDATALVVTPLAGLIALTAIDWRLALCSVVPLGLGTWWYARAMRGSAGNFADYARQQQRINAAIVDYVRGLPVAKVYGGPGGPGARYAAAVNGFHDFFRAWSRSTSAVTTASWLVVAPGLTAATLALVGGIGLAMGWVSPGAFVAGVILGPAISAPVAVAGPRLQAIRTGLAALDSIVEFLGQPRLQWGSAAAPAPGARLRLERVSFRYGADRPALTEVTITLPDRGLVALVGASGSGKSTVATLLARFADPAEGRILLGDTELRDLPEASLYERIGFVFQDTGLRQASVRDNLTGGRALAEQHLVEAARAAAIHDDIAALPHGYDTVLGQETELSGGQRQRICLARALLRRPELLVLDETLSAVDPTTRAGLFTALRAQAEQRTVLLIAHQLRLTADADRILVLDHGRLVGDGSHRELLTDCPPYRALWEAEPTPTAVPGE
- a CDS encoding DUF998 domain-containing protein, with the translated sequence MTAAGVTRTAAALVILAGATTATAAVARLPDPLGQYVSEAGIPGAATADLYLVGLLLVAAGVGLLAAALARLPWLVWGPLLVAVPMTVTSGLVPCTAGCPLPPYEQTTAVDLVHAGASILAVVATLATMLALVFLGDQPALRRAAAIGLLVALPQAVALLAGMLVIGRDPLTAALERTLLVSLAGWMLWTAGRSAPRNPAPPAPVRTLAAAGAAGNEYFPKGRS